The genomic segment CCCATCGGTAATCTCATCCGCTACCGGCATGGTTTCTACCGTAAACGGGTATTCCTGTCTGATATCCAGCTCATTGTCACAAGCAACAAGACCAAGAAAGGAGAATGCCATACAGCAGGCTGTCAGCATAAAATCAAGGATTTTTCTTTTCATAGGTATGTATTCTTTTAAGGTTAGAAAATGTATTTTACTCCGATTCCATACTGGAAGTGGCAGATCCCCGAGGCACTGCCCCATACGAAACGCTCACGCAGACGCACCAGCAGGACAACCCTGTCGGACAGGTAGCCTTCCGCTTCCAGCGTTACCGCGCCGCCATAGATGAAAGACTCGCATTGCTGCAAAACGGCTCCGTCATCCAGCAGCCGGTCTCCTTCGTTCACGGTCTCATAGCCCAACAGGGCGGAAGCGCCGAGGTTCAGGAAGAAGGACTTGCCGGGGGTGGAAAAAAACGTATGGTAATAACCGCCTTCCCCCGTATATTGCGACAAGGGTATATGCGTACTCCGGTAAGGGATGTTACGTTTCAGCATCTCACCGCCAAACATCCACTGGTTTCCGTTCCCGGTACAGGTGGATACAGCCAGCGAGAAGGCATAGCCTGCATCGTGACGGTTTGCCCGGCTGTAAAATCCGTCGGTCATTTCAGTGGTGAAGCGGACGGCTTTCATTCCCGGCAGGCGGCGTTGGGCTTCTGCCTGCCCCGTAAAGAGGGCAAGCAGGAGGATAATAAAGAGGAAGTTTCTTTTCATGGCGTTCATCTGACTTTCAGTTCATTGACGGTTTCTGCGCGTACCAGGTCCTCATTCTCCACATCAAAGGACTGATGCCGGCCGCCTTGCTTCTCATACATTTCCACTATCAGCTTCTTGTCGTCGGGAATGGTGAACTTGGGCAGGGCAAACACCGTCCGCTCGTTCTTCTTCCCGTCCACACGG from the Bacteroides eggerthii genome contains:
- a CDS encoding conjugal transfer protein TraO, with product MNAMKRNFLFIILLLALFTGQAEAQRRLPGMKAVRFTTEMTDGFYSRANRHDAGYAFSLAVSTCTGNGNQWMFGGEMLKRNIPYRSTHIPLSQYTGEGGYYHTFFSTPGKSFFLNLGASALLGYETVNEGDRLLDDGAVLQQCESFIYGGAVTLEAEGYLSDRVVLLVRLRERFVWGSASGICHFQYGIGVKYIF